From Acidimicrobiales bacterium, the proteins below share one genomic window:
- a CDS encoding helix-turn-helix transcriptional regulator: MAAVSSDAGVGSLLRTWREQRRLTQLDLALNAGISARHLSFVETGRSKPGREMLLRITDQLEIPFRERNELLLAAGHAPAFPERSLRDEELAPVREALDLILSGHEPYPAVVVDRGWNLVAANSVMMTLGEWVDPSLLDAPVNVMRVGLHPLGLARWIVNLGEVRAYFIGRLERQVAITGDADLAALLDEVSGYPAPDYGRDPAAVAAAGHILTPLIQLRHPDGAELSLFATVATFGTAVEVTTSELSIELAFPADIATAEALKNLVPSR; the protein is encoded by the coding sequence ATGGCAGCCGTGAGCTCCGATGCCGGGGTCGGGTCGTTGCTGCGCACGTGGCGCGAGCAGCGGCGGCTGACTCAGCTCGATCTGGCGCTCAATGCGGGTATTTCTGCTCGCCATTTGAGCTTCGTCGAGACGGGTCGATCGAAGCCGGGTCGCGAGATGTTGCTGCGGATCACCGACCAGCTCGAGATCCCGTTCCGGGAGCGTAACGAGCTGCTGCTGGCTGCCGGTCATGCTCCGGCGTTTCCTGAACGCTCGCTTCGGGACGAGGAGCTGGCACCGGTGCGGGAAGCTCTCGATCTGATCCTCAGTGGGCATGAGCCTTATCCTGCTGTGGTCGTCGACCGAGGCTGGAACCTGGTGGCGGCGAACTCCGTGATGATGACGCTCGGCGAGTGGGTTGACCCGTCGCTGCTCGATGCCCCTGTGAACGTGATGCGGGTCGGCCTGCATCCGCTGGGACTGGCCCGCTGGATCGTCAACCTTGGCGAGGTACGGGCATACTTCATCGGGCGTCTCGAGCGCCAGGTTGCCATCACGGGGGACGCGGATCTCGCCGCCCTACTGGACGAGGTGTCGGGCTACCCCGCCCCCGACTATGGGCGCGATCCCGCTGCAGTGGCCGCGGCGGGGCACATCCTCACGCCATTGATCCAGCTGCGTCATCCTGACGGCGCCGAGCTCTCGTTGTTCGCCACGGTCGCCACATTCGGGACTGCAGTTGAAGTTACGACTTCAGAGCTCTCCATCGAGTTGGCCTTCCCCGCCGATATTGCGACTGCCGAGGCGCTGAAGAACCTAGTCCCCAGTCGATAA
- a CDS encoding sigma-70 family RNA polymerase sigma factor has translation MLAAQTEDLLRRLAPQVLGAVVRRYGNFDLAEDATQEALVAATAQWPRDGMPDNPKGWLITIAARRLTDLLRSDQARRRREDTVAQWANPKPQVSLPGETNPADLDDTLILLFMCCHQSLSVASQIALTLRAVGGLSTAEIARALLVPEGAVTRRITRAKRSIKDSGIPFAPPSATERAGRLDAVLRVLYLIFNEGYASTTGPELQRAEVASEAIRLARTVHMALPQDSEVTGLLALLLLTHARHRARTGPDGSLIPMSEQDRTLWDPEAIAEGVSLITDALPRGPTGPYQVQAAIAAVHDEAPSSELTDWPQIVALYEVLLGIDRNPVVALNHAVAVAMVRGPQAGLDLLADLESDTRVNDDRRFHAVRGHLLEMVGDRQAARETYEAAARRATNLRQQRYLHARAAHLVDPLSTGD, from the coding sequence GTGCTCGCCGCCCAGACCGAGGACCTGTTGCGCCGGCTGGCGCCACAGGTCCTCGGCGCGGTCGTGCGCCGCTACGGCAACTTCGACCTCGCCGAGGACGCCACCCAGGAGGCGCTGGTAGCGGCCACCGCGCAGTGGCCACGCGACGGTATGCCGGACAACCCCAAGGGTTGGCTGATCACGATCGCGGCGCGCCGGTTGACCGATCTGCTGCGTTCCGACCAGGCGCGCCGTCGACGCGAGGACACCGTCGCCCAATGGGCCAATCCGAAGCCACAGGTCTCGCTGCCGGGCGAGACGAACCCGGCCGATCTCGACGACACGCTGATCCTGCTCTTCATGTGCTGCCACCAATCGCTCTCGGTGGCGTCACAGATCGCGCTGACACTCCGGGCGGTGGGCGGTCTCAGCACCGCCGAAATCGCCCGCGCCCTCCTCGTCCCCGAGGGAGCCGTGACCCGACGCATCACTCGGGCGAAACGATCGATCAAGGACAGCGGGATCCCCTTCGCCCCGCCATCGGCCACCGAGCGGGCCGGCCGCCTCGATGCGGTGCTGCGAGTGCTCTACCTGATCTTCAACGAAGGTTACGCGAGCACCACCGGGCCGGAGCTGCAGCGCGCCGAGGTGGCCTCGGAGGCGATCCGCCTGGCCCGAACGGTCCACATGGCCCTACCCCAAGACAGCGAAGTCACCGGCCTCCTGGCACTGCTCTTATTGACCCACGCGCGCCACCGCGCCCGAACCGGGCCTGACGGCTCCCTGATCCCGATGTCGGAGCAGGACCGCACCCTGTGGGACCCCGAGGCCATCGCCGAGGGCGTCTCTCTCATCACGGACGCACTCCCCCGTGGACCCACAGGCCCGTACCAGGTCCAGGCGGCCATCGCCGCCGTCCACGACGAAGCGCCGAGCTCGGAGCTGACGGACTGGCCGCAGATCGTGGCGCTCTATGAGGTGCTACTCGGCATCGACCGCAATCCGGTCGTGGCGCTGAACCACGCCGTGGCCGTTGCCATGGTCCGAGGTCCGCAAGCCGGCCTCGACCTCCTCGCCGATCTAGAAAGCGACACGCGAGTCAACGACGATCGCCGCTTCCATGCGGTACGAGGCCACCTGCTCGAGATGGTCGGGGATCGACAGGCAGCACGCGAGACGTACGAGGCGGCAGCGCGGCGGGCGACCAACCTCCGACAGCAACGGTACCTGCACGCCCGAGCAGCTCATCTCGTCGACCCTTTATCGACTGGGGACTAG
- a CDS encoding YciI family protein: MRYMILTFGSQEDYDGMAGKPSAKPGWTGQDFAALGEFMQTFNQQLAESGELVETRGLSAPVHTRRVQLRDGVPVVTDGPYAEAEEVLAGYWIVECDSFDRATEIAARLSECPGPDHVRTRAFADVRPIDEHQPDFEG, encoded by the coding sequence ATGAGGTACATGATCTTGACCTTCGGATCCCAGGAGGATTACGACGGGATGGCCGGCAAGCCATCGGCCAAGCCCGGCTGGACGGGGCAGGACTTCGCCGCGTTGGGCGAGTTCATGCAGACGTTCAATCAACAGCTCGCCGAGTCCGGCGAGCTCGTCGAGACGCGGGGGCTGAGCGCCCCGGTTCATACCCGCCGGGTCCAGCTTCGTGACGGGGTGCCGGTCGTGACTGACGGTCCGTACGCCGAAGCCGAGGAGGTGCTTGCCGGCTACTGGATCGTCGAGTGCGACAGCTTCGACCGGGCCACCGAGATCGCCGCCCGCCTGTCAGAGTGCCCGGGACCAGACCATGTTCGGACCCGTGCCTTCGCCGATGTCCGCCCGATCGATGAGCACCAACCCGACTTCGAGGGATGA
- a CDS encoding DUF1801 domain-containing protein → MSAEEIDAYLDSLEEPKRTTLSQLRQAILRVLPEAEQGISYGLPAFKVNGKTVAGFAAFKNHLSYLPHSGSVFPELSEELAGYSMSSGALRFEIETPIPQALVEKLLAVRLRQAFSE, encoded by the coding sequence GTGTCAGCCGAGGAGATCGACGCCTACCTCGATTCGCTAGAAGAGCCGAAGCGGACGACACTGTCGCAGTTGCGCCAGGCGATCCTCCGGGTCCTTCCGGAAGCAGAGCAGGGCATCTCCTATGGCCTGCCCGCCTTCAAGGTCAACGGGAAGACGGTCGCCGGCTTCGCCGCCTTCAAGAACCACCTCAGCTACCTGCCGCACAGCGGGTCGGTCTTTCCCGAGTTGTCGGAGGAGCTGGCTGGCTACTCCATGTCATCGGGCGCGCTGCGATTCGAGATCGAAACTCCGATCCCGCAGGCATTGGTGGAGAAGCTGTTAGCCGTGCGGCTTCGGCAAGCGTTCTCGGAGTAA